GCATAGCCTGCAATCAATTCTTGGAGAGCACCCACCTTTCGCTCCTAACCTATAGGAAACAACAGGCCCATGCCAAGCGGCACCAGACGTTACCCATTCACTCCAGAAAACAACCTCTTCCACAGTTCAAGATCACAGCCCTATGGCGCTTCAAAACTCTCTCCTAAGCAAGATATCGAAGCAAGTCCTCTACTTCGTTAGGCACAGAAAATCTACTAGCGTCTAGAGCAAGAGCACAAGTAATTTTAGATTTATTGCGGTAGTTGGAATATACACAACAGCCTCTCTGACAACGAATCCAAGAGAGCTATTCCGACCATAATTTTGCCTTGATCTGATTTTTTATTTAGAAAAGAATAGACATCTATCGGTAGTTATGGCCCTTTGCTGGATTATGCCCGCTGATGGATGAGATTTTGGTGCCCAGCTAGTAAATTGAGGCCATTGATGCTGATAGAGGTAATCTATGACTAATTTTCCTGAGCAAGTCGATAATGTCACTAATCAGGCCGCCGAGCAGGCTCAAAACTTGACTGAGCCAGCGGGAAATGTTGCTAGCCAAGTTCCTGAGCGAACCGAAGAATTTGCTCGCAAAGCTGATGATGCGTCCCACGAAGTTTCTGACCAAGTTGAATCGGCCAAGGCTACAGTAACCAAGCCTTTGCCCAAGCCCCCTGCCATGTCGGCCAACCAAGCACCTGCCGAAGAACTGCTTAAGCGTCTACAGTGGGGCGAGCCAGCGCTGACTATTATTGACGTGCGCAGTCGCGAAGACTTCAACAACGAGCGGATTACTGGCGCTGTGCCCATGCCCATCGACCATGTTTTGGATAACGCTGAAAATGCCCTAGAGCATAAGCGCGATATCTATGTCTATGGCGATAGCGCTGACGATGCTGCTAGCCAGCTCCGTCAGGCAGGCTATGCCAGTGTAGCTGTGCTACAGGGTGGACTTTCGGCATGGAAGGCCGTTGGTGGCCCTACCGAAGGCGTCTATGCTTTTTCGTCACCGCTCAAGGATTAAGCACCTTTAGCATCAACATTGAACAGTAGAAACCTGATTTAAGAAAGCTGAAAGGGTGCTCTTAGGAGACTCCGCGATCGCCCTCACACTCAAGCTTACAAATCAGGAATGTTCAAATCAGTTCTGATATGGAACAGAACTAGATCAGCCAATAGCCATAGTTAATCGGTTCCCCTCGTACTTTCCTTAATAGAGAAAAGTGCGAGGGGAAATCGGTGTTTGTTGTAGGCAGTTTAGCTAATGCCAAGATGCGTTCCCTCGACCACCCAAGGCTTAACTTTGGGAAACTACAATGGCCTATAGCGTTTATGCCACCCGACGATGGACTTTCTCTGCCAGGCGATTATCTTTGACGTCGATGGGGTGCTGATTAACTCAGACCCAGTAGCAGAGCGCCATTGGCGGATCTGGGCCGATCGCCACGGGGTTGATTTCGAAGCGATCCTTCGCATTCACCACGGCCGCCCTACGATAGAAACCATTCGCCAGGTCGCGCCCCACGTGGATGCTGCTAAGGAAGCTCATATCAAAGAAACCGCTGAGGCGGACGACACCAATGGGCTGATACTCTACCCAGGCGCAAAAGAGCTTCTGGCTGGGCTGCCGCGCGATCGCTGGGGAGTCGCCACCAGCGGCACCCGCCGCACCGTCTCCCTGCGCTTTCCCCATCTTGGACTACCAGAACCCTTGGTGATGGTAACCGCCGACGATGTACAGCGGGGAAAGCCTGCACCCGATCCCTATTTATTAGCGGCTGAGCAATTGGGCGTTGCCCCCACAGATTGCCGATTGAAGATGCCCCCGCTGGGGTAGAGGCGGCCAGAGCGGCCGGGATTAGAGTAATTGCGGTGACGACAACAAACCGAGCCGAAGATTTGGGGTTGGCCGATGCAATCGCCCCTGCGATCGCGGCCCTACAGATTGAGGTAGGGGCAAGCGGACTGGTGGTTCGGCAGTAGCATGGGGGAGTGACCGAGGCTTAGATAGTTGCTCGAGTTGCCCCATTAAGTATGTCTTTTGTTTAAACTTTTCTCCCAATCTCCGGGCCATTCAAGGTCTAAATGAAAACTTGAGTGCTGTTGATGTCGGGAACTATTGAGCGCTATGAATGGGTTAGCACGCTATGCCGTCGGTGTAACAGGCTTATTTCTGCCCACCCTGTTCTCAAATATTGCCCCTGCTGAG
This sequence is a window from Leptolyngbya subtilissima AS-A7. Protein-coding genes within it:
- a CDS encoding rhodanese-like domain-containing protein → MTNFPEQVDNVTNQAAEQAQNLTEPAGNVASQVPERTEEFARKADDASHEVSDQVESAKATVTKPLPKPPAMSANQAPAEELLKRLQWGEPALTIIDVRSREDFNNERITGAVPMPIDHVLDNAENALEHKRDIYVYGDSADDAASQLRQAGYASVAVLQGGLSAWKAVGGPTEGVYAFSSPLKD
- a CDS encoding HAD-IA family hydrolase, with translation MDFLCQAIIFDVDGVLINSDPVAERHWRIWADRHGVDFEAILRIHHGRPTIETIRQVAPHVDAAKEAHIKETAEADDTNGLILYPGAKELLAGLPRDRWGVATSGTRRTVSLRFPHLGLPEPLVMVTADDVQRGKPAPDPYLLAAEQLGVAPTDCRLKMPPLG